The genomic interval GCCGCGGGGCGGGTAGGGTCCGGGGCGTAACGTGCTTCAACTGCAATGCGGCGCAGGGCCATCGCAAACCTGGAGGGAAACGCGTGGAAGCCAACACTCGTAGCACCGGGCGTCTGCCGGCTGCCTTCCTGACGCCGGGGTCGTCCTCCTTCATGGACTTCCTGTCCGACCAGGCGCCGGACATGCTGCCGGGCAACCGCCAGATGCCGCCGCTGAAGGGTGCCGTCGAGGCGCCGCACGGCACCACGATCGTGGCCGCGACCTTCCCCGGCGGTGTCGTCCTGGCCGGCGACCGGCGGGCGACCATGGGCAACATGATCGCCCAGCGCGACATCGAGAAGGTCTTCCCGGCCGACGAATACTCGGCGGTGGGCATCGCCGGTACGGCGGGTCTCGCCGTGGAGATGGTGAAGCTCTTCCAGCTGGAGCTGGAGCACTTCGAGAAGGTGGAGGGCGCCCAGCTCTCCCTGGAGGGCAAGGCCAACCGGCTCTCCACGATGATCCGGAGCAACCTGGCGATGGCCATGCAGGGCCTCGCCGTCGTCCCGCTCTTCGCCGGTTACGACATCGACCGCGAGCGCGGACGCATCTTCAGCTACGACGTCACCGGCGGGCGCTCCGAGGAGCACGTCGGCTACGCGTCCACGGGTTCCGGTTCCATCTTCGCCCGGGGCTCCATGAAGAAGCTCTACCGCGACGACCTGACGGAGGAGGAGACGCTGACGCTGGTCGTGCAGGCGCTGTACGACGCGGCGGACGACGACTCGGCGACGGGTGGCCCGGACGTGGGCCGCCGTATCTATCCGATCGTCACCGTCATCACGGACGAGGGCTTCCGGAAGCTGACCGACGCGGAATCCTCCGAGATCGCCCGCTCGATTCTGGAACGCCGACTGGAACAGCCCGACGGCCCGCGCGCCGCGCTGCTCTGAGCCCGCGTTCGTATCCAGCTTCTTCGATGCTCCCGCCACTGACAGAAAGGGACGGATAGCCGGTGTCGACGCCGTTCTATGTCTCACCTCAGCAAGCCATGGCCGACCGGGCGGAATACGCCCGGAAGGGCATCGCCCGCGGTCGCAGCCTGGTTGTGCTGCAGTACGCCGACGGAATCGTGTTCGTCGGCGAGAACCCGTCCCGTGCGCTGCACAAGTTCAGCGAGATCTACGACCGGATCGGTTTCGCTGCCGCCGGTAAGTACAACGAGTACGAGAACCTCCGCATCGGCGGAGTCCGCTATGCCGATCTGCGCGGTTACACCTATGACCGCGACGATGTGACGGCCCGTGGACTGGCGAACGTCTACGCGCAGACGCTCGGCACCATTTTCTCCAGTGCGGCCGAGAAGCCGTACGAGGTGGAGCTGGTGGTCGCCGAGGTGGGCACCGAGCCCGAGGGCGACCAGATCTACCGGCTGCCGCACGACGGCTCGATCGTGGACGAGCACGGCTCGGTCGCGGTCGGCGGCAACGCGGAGCAGATCAGCACCTTCCTGGACCAGCGCCATCGCGACGGGATGTCCCTCGCCGAGGCGCTGAAGCTGGCGGTGCAGGCGCTCTCCCGTGAGGCCAACGGCAACGAGCGGGAGATCCCCGCCGACCGGCTGGAGGTCGCGGTCCTGGACCGCACACGGCCGCAGCAGCGCAAGTTCAAGCGGATCGTCGGCCGGCAGCTGGCCCGGCTCCTCGAAGCGGAGGCCGCCGCGTCGACCCCGACGGACGCCCCGTCCGACGCGGAGGACGGCGAGTCCACGGACACCCCGACGGCCACGACGGACCCGAAGGCTACGACGGACCCGAAGGGCACCGACACGACGGATTCCGGCGGCGACGTGGAGTAACGGCTCCCCCCGCCGAGCCCCGGCCCGCCCAGGCGGACCGGGGCTCCGTCATGCCGGCGGCGGGGCGGTGGAACCCCGGGCCACCAGCCGCACCGGCAGGCTGCCCGGCTCGGCGGGGCGGCCGTCCAGGACCGCGAGCAGGGCGGCCATGCCGCGCTCGCCGACCTGCACGGCGGGCAGCCGGACCGTGGTCAGCTCCGGTTCCACGGCCGTGGCCAGGGCCAGGTCGTCGAAGCCGGTGACCGAGACGTCGTCCGGCACCCGCAGCCCGAACCGGCGGGCCGCCTTGCACGCGCCCGCCGCCAGGATGTCGTCGTCGCAGACGATCGCGGTGGGCCGGAACCCCGGCTCCCCGAGCGCGCGCTCCGCCGCGTCCCGCCCCGCCCGTACGTCCAGCGCTGCGGTCACCGTACGGACCTCGGTGCCGGGCGTCCCGGGCAGCTCCTCGTGCAGGGCGTCCGCCCGGCAGGCGAAGGTCCAGGTGTCGACGGCCGAGGCGAGGTGGAGGAAGCGCCGGTGGCCGAGGGCGAGCAGATGGCGGGCCACCTGGCGCATCCCGTCCGCGATGTCCAGGTTGACCCGGGCGGCGGGCCCGGGCGCCGAGGGGTCGCTGTCCAGCATCACGAGGGGGACGTCGGCCCCGTGCAGGGCGTCGAGCGCGTCGGCGGCCATGGAGGAGGCGATGACCCCGTCCAGCGCGGCCCGGGCCGACGGGAACGGGTCGCGGGCCGGGCCCGTGCCGTCGGGGAGGGGTAGAGGACGACCCCGAAGCCGTGCTCGGCGGCGACCGCGGCGGCCCCGGTGTACACCCGGGCGAAGAACTCGTTGGTGAGGGCCGGGACGACCAGGAGGGCCGTCCGGGTGCGGCCGAGGCGCAGATTGCGGGCGGCGAGATTGGGCCGGTAGCCCAGGCCCCGGGCGGCATCGCGGACCCGGTCCGCGGTGGACTCGGAGACCCGGCCCCGCCATTTCTCGCCGAGCACCAGCGAGACCGTGGCCTGGGAGACGCCGGCGGCCCGGGCCACGTCGCGGCTGGTGGGCCGGGGCGGGCCGGGTGGTGCGGGGCTGGTCACGCGGGCCTCCGGGCCATTCGGTTCAGGCCCGTGAGGTGGACCTGCGGACGGGCTCATGGTACGTATGAACCCGGAAGTTATACGTAAAACCTCGCAGGCCCGCACAGGCACCCGAGGGAGAGGGGCGGGACATGGCCGCGGGATATCTGGACATCCTCCGGGCGCGGCACGCCGCCAGGCTGCTGACCGGCACCCTGGTGGGACGGCTGCCCAACGGCACGGCGAGCATCGCGATCGTGCTGTTCGTCCGGGCCGAGGGCGGCAGCTACAGCGTCGCGGGCGCGCTCGCGGCGGTGTACGGACTGGCCACGGCGGTCGGGCAGCCGCTGCTCGGCCGGGCGGTCGACCTGTACGGGCAGCCGCGCGTCCAGCTGCCCGCCGCCGTCGTCTCCGCGCTCGGCATGGCCGTGCTCGCCCTGGCCGGGACCGGCTCGCTGCCGCTCGCCTACGCGGCGGTGGCCGTGGCCGGGCTCTTCACGCCCCCGCTGGAGGGCGGTCTGCGGGCGCTGTGGCCGAGCGTGCTGGGCGGTGAGGAGCGGGTGCACCGGGCCTACGCCATGGACGCCGTCGCGCAGGAGGTCATGTTCACCGCGGGGCCGCTGCTCGTGACGCTCCTGGTCGCCCTCTGGTCGCCCGCCACGGCGCTGCTGGTCATCAACGCGATCGGGGTGCTCGGCGCGCTGTCGGTGGTGGTCTCGGAGCCCTCGCGGGCCTGGCGCTCCGCCCCGCGCGAGGCGCACTGGCTGGGCGCGCTGCGCTCGCCCGGGCTGCTGGCGCTCCTCGGCTCGTTCTTCTTCGTGGGCCTGGCGCTGGGCTCCATCACCGTGGCCGCGATGGCGTACGCCGACGACCTGGGCCGGGAGTCGGTGTACGGCTGGCTGATGGCGGCGCTCGGGCTCGGCGCCCTGATCGGCGGGGCGGTGTACGGGGCGCGGCAGTGGGCGGGGGCGCCGGAGCGGCGGCTGCGGGTCATCGTGGGGCTGCTCGCGCTGGGCTACCTGCCGCTGGTGCTGACGCCGGGACCGGTCGCGATGACCGTGCTCGCGGCCGTCTCCGGGGTGTTCCTCGCGCCGGCCGTCGCCTGCTCGTTCATCGTGGTCGACCGGCACGCGCCCCGTGGCACGGTGACGGAGGCGTTCTCGTGGCTCGTGACGACCTTCGGGGTCGGGGCGGCCGTGGGGACCGCGGTGGCCGGTCCGGCCGTCGAGCTGGGCGGGACGGCGTGGAGCTTCGCGGTCGCGGGGGCCGGTGGAGTGGCGGCGCTGCTCGTCCTGCTGGCCACCGGGAAGGTGCTGGGGGCTCCGCCGCGTACCGCCGTAGCGGTGCGAGGATCGGAAAATGATCGAAACGGTGCCGTCGAACCCGGTTTCAGCTCGGGCCATCAGGCGTAATGTTCAGTCATGGACCGCCGCATTTTCGGGCTGGAGAACGAGTACGGCGTCACGTGCACGTTCAGGGGACAGCGCCGACTGTCTCCTGATGAAGTGGCGCGCTACCTCTTCCGCCGTGTTGTGTCATGGGGCCGCAGCAGCAATGTCTTTCTGCGGAACGGCGCCCGCCTCTACCTCGACGTGGGATCGCATCCGGAATATGCAACCCCCGAATGCGACAACCTGACCGAGCTGGTCACCCACGACAAGTCCGGCGAGCGCATTCTCGAGGGCCTGCTCGTCGACGCCGAACGCCGCCTGCACGAGGAGGGAATCGCCGGCGACGTCTATCTCTTCAAGAACAACACCGACTCCGCGGGAAACTCCTACGGCTGCCACGAGAACTACCTCGTCGCCCGGCACGGGGAATTCTCACGCCTCGCGGACATCCTCATTCCCTTCCTCGTCACCAGGCAGCTGATCTGCGGCGCCGGCAAGGTGCTCCAGACCCCCCGGGGCGCGGTCTACTGCGTCAGCCAGCGTGCCGAGCACATCTGGGAGGGCGTCAGCTCCGCGACGACGCGCTCCCGCCCGATCATCAACACCCGCGACGAACCGCACGCGGACGCGGAGCGCTACCGCCGCCTCCACGTCATCGTCGGGGACTCCAACATGTCCGAGACGACCATGCTGCTCAAGGTCGGCGCGACCGACCTGGTGCTCCGCATGATCGAGGCGGGCACGGTGATGCGCGACCTGACCCTGGAGAACCCGATCCGGGCGATCCGCGAGGTCAGCCACGACACCACCGGGCAGCGCAAGGTCCGCCTCGCCAGTGGCCGGGAGGCTTCGGCCATAGAGGTGCAGCGCGAGTACTACGAGAAGGCCGTGGACTTCGTGGACCGCCGCGGCATCCGTACGGGCAACGTCGAGCGCGTCCTCGAACTGTGGGGCCGCACGCTCGACGCGATCGAGGCCGAGGACCTCGACCGGATCGACACCGAGATCGACTGGGTCATGAAGTACAAGCTCATCGAGCGGTACCGGGCCAAGCACAACATGACCATGTCGAATCCGCGGGTCGCCCAGATAGACCTCGCCTACCACGACATCCACCGCCGGCGGGGGCTGTACTACCTGCTGGAGCGCAAGGGCCAGGCCGCCCGCATCTGCAACGACCTGAAGATCTTCGAGGGCAAGTCGGTGCCCCCGCAGACGACCAGGGCGCGGCTGCGCGGCGACTTCATCCGGCGGGCCCAGGAGCAGCGGCGGGACTTCACCGTCGACTGGGTCCACCTCAAGCTCAACGACCAGGCGCAGCGCACGGTGCTCTGCAAGGACCCGTTCCGGTCGGTGGACGACCGGGTGGAGAAGCTGATCGCGGGTATGTGAGGCGCAGGATACGCTCCGGCGCCGGTGCGACTCGGGCCCCGTACGTTCCTCGTACGGGGCCCTTCGTACGGCCTAGAGTGGCGGGGTCCCGGGACCCCCGGGGCGTGTCCCCCACATATGCCGTCTGAGATCTGAGGAACCAGTGCGCCGACTTGCCGGCCTTCTCGTCGTCCCCCTGCTGCTGTTGTCGTCAGCGGCCTGCGGCAGCGACGACAAGGGCTCCGACTCCGCTTCCGCCTCCGCGTCCGCCCCCTCCAAGGGCGGTTTCCCCGCCATCACCGCGGGCGCGAAGTTCGGCGAGAAGCCCACCCTGGCCAAGGGCACGGGTACGCCGCCCAAGGAGCTGAAGACCAAGGTCATCAGCGAGGGCGACGGCGCGAAGCTGAAGAACGGCGACGTGACCCAGGTCAACTACCTCGGCCAGGCGTACGACTCCACCAAGCCGTTCGACAACAGCTTCGACCGCAAGCAGCCGTTCGACCTGACGCTCGGCGCTGGCATGGTCATCCAGGGCTGGGAGAAGGGCCTGGTCGGCCAGAAGGTCGGCAGCAGGGTCCAGCTGGTCATCCCGCCGGACCTCGGTTACGGGGCCCAGGGCCAGGGCGACATCAAGCCGAACGCCACCCTGGTC from Streptomyces drozdowiczii carries:
- a CDS encoding MFS transporter, with the protein product MAAGYLDILRARHAARLLTGTLVGRLPNGTASIAIVLFVRAEGGSYSVAGALAAVYGLATAVGQPLLGRAVDLYGQPRVQLPAAVVSALGMAVLALAGTGSLPLAYAAVAVAGLFTPPLEGGLRALWPSVLGGEERVHRAYAMDAVAQEVMFTAGPLLVTLLVALWSPATALLVINAIGVLGALSVVVSEPSRAWRSAPREAHWLGALRSPGLLALLGSFFFVGLALGSITVAAMAYADDLGRESVYGWLMAALGLGALIGGAVYGARQWAGAPERRLRVIVGLLALGYLPLVLTPGPVAMTVLAAVSGVFLAPAVACSFIVVDRHAPRGTVTEAFSWLVTTFGVGAAVGTAVAGPAVELGGTAWSFAVAGAGGVAALLVLLATGKVLGAPPRTAVAVRGSENDRNGAVEPGFSSGHQA
- the prcA gene encoding proteasome subunit alpha translates to MSTPFYVSPQQAMADRAEYARKGIARGRSLVVLQYADGIVFVGENPSRALHKFSEIYDRIGFAAAGKYNEYENLRIGGVRYADLRGYTYDRDDVTARGLANVYAQTLGTIFSSAAEKPYEVELVVAEVGTEPEGDQIYRLPHDGSIVDEHGSVAVGGNAEQISTFLDQRHRDGMSLAEALKLAVQALSREANGNEREIPADRLEVAVLDRTRPQQRKFKRIVGRQLARLLEAEAAASTPTDAPSDAEDGESTDTPTATTDPKATTDPKGTDTTDSGGDVE
- the prcB gene encoding proteasome subunit beta, with product MEANTRSTGRLPAAFLTPGSSSFMDFLSDQAPDMLPGNRQMPPLKGAVEAPHGTTIVAATFPGGVVLAGDRRATMGNMIAQRDIEKVFPADEYSAVGIAGTAGLAVEMVKLFQLELEHFEKVEGAQLSLEGKANRLSTMIRSNLAMAMQGLAVVPLFAGYDIDRERGRIFSYDVTGGRSEEHVGYASTGSGSIFARGSMKKLYRDDLTEEETLTLVVQALYDAADDDSATGGPDVGRRIYPIVTVITDEGFRKLTDAESSEIARSILERRLEQPDGPRAALL
- a CDS encoding FKBP-type peptidyl-prolyl cis-trans isomerase → MRRLAGLLVVPLLLLSSAACGSDDKGSDSASASASAPSKGGFPAITAGAKFGEKPTLAKGTGTPPKELKTKVISEGDGAKLKNGDVTQVNYLGQAYDSTKPFDNSFDRKQPFDLTLGAGMVIQGWEKGLVGQKVGSRVQLVIPPDLGYGAQGQGDIKPNATLVFVVDILKAKQIPASAKGTAVAQDNMDLPKVGTNTDGKAPSLTIPSKSAPPKKLVSNYVLESKGDVVKETDSVVVNYVAKLWKDGKEFDNTYTTGKTQTFPLAQVTLKGLKDGLVGKKIGSRVLLVVPPDQGLGDKEQSGVPANSTLVFAVDILAKM
- the pafA gene encoding Pup--protein ligase, coding for MDRRIFGLENEYGVTCTFRGQRRLSPDEVARYLFRRVVSWGRSSNVFLRNGARLYLDVGSHPEYATPECDNLTELVTHDKSGERILEGLLVDAERRLHEEGIAGDVYLFKNNTDSAGNSYGCHENYLVARHGEFSRLADILIPFLVTRQLICGAGKVLQTPRGAVYCVSQRAEHIWEGVSSATTRSRPIINTRDEPHADAERYRRLHVIVGDSNMSETTMLLKVGATDLVLRMIEAGTVMRDLTLENPIRAIREVSHDTTGQRKVRLASGREASAIEVQREYYEKAVDFVDRRGIRTGNVERVLELWGRTLDAIEAEDLDRIDTEIDWVMKYKLIERYRAKHNMTMSNPRVAQIDLAYHDIHRRRGLYYLLERKGQAARICNDLKIFEGKSVPPQTTRARLRGDFIRRAQEQRRDFTVDWVHLKLNDQAQRTVLCKDPFRSVDDRVEKLIAGM